The Rhizobium sp. ZPR4 DNA segment CCGTCTTCGGCCAAGGATTTCGGCAATCCGGAGATCGACCGTTATCTCGCGCAATATGTGCGCGGGTCCAACGACATGGGTCATATCGAGCGCATCAAGATCATGAAGCTGCTCTGGGACGCCACAGGCACCGAATTCGGCGGACGTCACGCCCTCTATGAGCTCAACTATGCCGGCGCGCCGGAGGAAGTCCGCCTGCAGGTGCTGAAGGGCGCCGAGCGCGGCGGTCGGCTGAAGGAGATGGAGGCGCTTGTTGATCAGTGCATGAGCGATTACGACGAAAACGGCTGGACTGGAGACACCTGGCTTCCGCCGCTCGGTGACACCTCCCCCGTCCGCAATGCCGCCGAGTGAGGCCATTGCTATGGAGGAGCAACTTTCAAAAACTGAATTCCGCAACGCCATGGCAAGGGTTTGCGCGCCGGTCAACGTGATCACCACCAACGGCCCCGCCGGCCGCGGCGGCTTTACCGCGACCGCCATGTGCAGCGTCACCGACGAACCGCCGACGCTGCTCATCTGCATGAACAGCCGCTCGGCGCAAACAAGCCTCTTCCTCGATAACCGTCGCTTCTGCGTCAACGTGCTGACGCAGGAGCATAAGGAACTGGCCGGCTATTTCGCCGGTCAGCGTGCCGATATGGAGGAGCGCTACGCCGCGGCCGAGTGGATCAATTTCCGCTCCGGCAGCCAAGCACTTTCCGATGCGATCGTCTCCTTCGATTGCCGCTTGACCGAAGCGCGCCTTGTCGGCACACACCATATCTTCATCGGTGAAGTGATGGATATCCGCAGCCGCAAGGATGGGCATGCGCTGCTCTATTTCGACCGTAACTATGTGCATGTGCCGACCCAGGCGGGCAGCTTCGGCGGCTAGGTGTCGAAGGTCTGACGGGTCATCGCCGGAAATAGAAACAGGATGCCAACGATTACGTGGCACCCTGTTTGCATGTAAGAATACCTTTAGAGCTGTATCCAAGCCGTCTTCAGATCGACGTATTTGTCGAGCGCGTGCAGCGACTTGTCATGGCCATTGCCAGACTGCCTGACGCCGCCGAGTGGCACGCTGTTATCCGCGCCGCCATAGGTGTTGACGTGCACCACGCCGGCGCGGATGCCCCGCACCATTCGATGGGCACGTGAAAGGTTCGCTGTCCAGACAGCCGAGGCAAGGCCATATTCGGTGGCATTGGCAATCTCAAGTGCTTCTGCTTCCGTCTCGAAGGGAATGATCGACAGGATCGGTCCGAAAACCTCTTCGCGTGCCAGCGTCATCGATGGTGTCACGTCGAAGACGGTGGGCCGCATGTAATAGCCGCCGGTCTCCTCGAGAATGCGCGAGCCGCCGGTGCGCAAGGATGCGCCCTCCGACACTGCTTGCGAAACATAACCGAGGTCTTTCTTCAGCTGCATCTCGCT contains these protein-coding regions:
- a CDS encoding flavin reductase, whose protein sequence is MEEQLSKTEFRNAMARVCAPVNVITTNGPAGRGGFTATAMCSVTDEPPTLLICMNSRSAQTSLFLDNRRFCVNVLTQEHKELAGYFAGQRADMEERYAAAEWINFRSGSQALSDAIVSFDCRLTEARLVGTHHIFIGEVMDIRSRKDGHALLYFDRNYVHVPTQAGSFGG